The Aliivibrio fischeri genome contains a region encoding:
- a CDS encoding mechanosensitive ion channel family protein, with protein MTRFLDWWNTLLEFKDHDWAQNIIVITLFSAFLWLSWRVIIKRLHHIAAKTQLPWDDAVITAISAPVTLVIWLWPATASLKILLSTQTHFSSTWLPELQVFILIWGFIWSALRLTSLIEKQFLTNPKHDETTVLALGKVVRLIFITLGVLSLMQGVGLSLSGLLTFGGVGGLVVGLAAKDLLSNFFGGMMIYFDRPFKVGDWIRSPDRSLEGTVERIGWRMTVIRTFDKRPLYVPNSVFSNIVVENPSRMLNRRIKEDIGIRYDDIHSIERIVDEIKTMLQEHNDIDSNQTLIVNFNGFGPSSLDLLVYTFTKTVNWIEYHKVKQDVLIKIGDIIAQNNAEIAFPTQTLKVEQIPSE; from the coding sequence ATGACACGTTTCCTTGATTGGTGGAATACGCTTTTAGAGTTTAAAGATCACGATTGGGCACAAAATATTATCGTGATCACTCTATTTAGTGCATTTCTTTGGCTATCTTGGCGAGTAATCATTAAACGCCTTCATCATATTGCAGCAAAAACTCAACTACCTTGGGACGATGCTGTCATTACCGCTATCTCCGCTCCTGTAACTCTTGTTATTTGGCTTTGGCCTGCAACTGCTTCACTTAAGATTTTACTGTCAACTCAGACTCATTTCAGTTCGACATGGCTTCCTGAGTTACAAGTATTTATTTTAATATGGGGTTTTATTTGGTCTGCATTAAGGTTAACAAGCTTAATTGAAAAACAGTTTTTAACGAACCCTAAACATGACGAAACCACTGTTTTAGCTCTTGGCAAAGTAGTACGCCTTATTTTTATCACCTTGGGCGTTCTCTCTTTAATGCAAGGGGTTGGACTGAGTTTATCAGGCCTACTCACTTTTGGTGGTGTTGGTGGGTTAGTCGTCGGTCTAGCTGCTAAAGATCTTCTCTCGAATTTCTTCGGTGGGATGATGATTTATTTTGACCGCCCATTCAAAGTTGGTGATTGGATTCGCTCTCCTGATCGTTCTTTAGAAGGAACGGTTGAAAGAATTGGTTGGCGTATGACGGTAATAAGAACCTTTGATAAGCGCCCTCTTTATGTCCCTAACTCAGTATTTAGCAATATTGTCGTAGAAAACCCATCACGCATGCTTAATCGTCGAATTAAAGAGGATATTGGCATTAGATATGATGATATTCATAGCATTGAGCGCATTGTTGATGAAATAAAAACGATGTTACAAGAGCATAATGATATCGATAGTAACCAGACACTCATTGTGAATTTTAACGGTTTTGGTCCTTCGTCTTTGGACTTATTAGTTTATACCTTTACTAAAACGGTCAATTGGATTGAATACCATAAAGTAAAACAAGACGTACTGATA
- a CDS encoding NUDIX hydrolase, translating to MRILNITTHPDLERLDNHKILHRNATRGIILKGEEILLLYTERYQDYSLPGGGLDDGEDVIAGLVREIEEETGAKNISNIEPFGMYEEFRPWYKHECNVLHMISYCYTCECDRELGETNYESYEIRNGMKPVWINIHEAIAHNEDIISNSDKKGMSIERETFLLHLIAKECLNVE from the coding sequence ATGCGAATTTTAAATATTACAACGCATCCAGATTTAGAGCGTTTAGATAACCATAAAATTCTTCATCGTAATGCAACTCGCGGAATTATTTTAAAAGGCGAAGAGATCCTTCTTTTATACACTGAGCGTTATCAAGATTATTCATTACCTGGTGGTGGATTAGATGACGGCGAAGATGTTATTGCTGGTTTAGTTAGAGAGATCGAAGAAGAGACAGGTGCAAAAAACATCTCAAATATCGAACCATTTGGTATGTATGAAGAATTTCGCCCTTGGTATAAACATGAGTGCAATGTGTTGCATATGATTTCTTATTGTTACACTTGCGAATGTGATAGAGAGTTAGGTGAAACTAACTACGAAAGTTACGAAATCAGAAATGGTATGAAGCCTGTATGGATTAATATTCATGAGGCGATCGCTCATAACGAAGACATTATTTCAAATAGTGATAAAAAAGGAATGAGCATTGAGCGAGAAACGTTTCTTTTGCATTTGATTGCTAAAGAGTGTTTGAATGTTGAATAA
- a CDS encoding cytochrome b/b6 domain-containing protein encodes MKIWDGFVRIYHWSQVVILGSLWYTAEEGLMELHFTLAYLLMALLLTRILWGFIGSDTARFSHFLGSPQTVITYLKTSHTNGLHYSKGHNPAGGYMVLALLLLLLVQLVTGLFSNDDILSEGPLAYLVSYDTSGFLTRIHHLNFDLILGFTAVHVIAVILYRLKGVNLILPMFTGKVDLDETEPKMKHPFKAWSIFAVISVFIYFIWADEVISYLF; translated from the coding sequence GTGAAAATTTGGGATGGTTTTGTCCGAATTTACCACTGGAGCCAAGTCGTTATACTTGGCTCTTTATGGTATACCGCTGAAGAAGGGCTAATGGAGTTACATTTCACTCTAGCTTATCTTTTAATGGCCCTACTCTTAACAAGAATCCTTTGGGGCTTTATTGGAAGTGATACAGCTCGATTTTCTCACTTTCTAGGCTCTCCACAAACTGTTATTACCTATCTGAAAACCTCACATACCAATGGTTTGCACTACTCAAAAGGCCATAATCCTGCAGGTGGTTACATGGTATTGGCATTATTGCTTCTATTATTAGTGCAATTAGTGACAGGGTTATTTAGCAATGATGATATTCTTTCTGAAGGTCCATTAGCTTATCTTGTTAGTTATGATACAAGTGGCTTTCTTACTAGGATCCATCACCTAAATTTTGATTTAATATTAGGTTTTACTGCTGTTCATGTAATTGCAGTTATCTTATATCGATTAAAAGGCGTTAATTTAATACTTCCTATGTTTACAGGGAAAGTAGATTTAGATGAAACAGAACCAAAAATGAAACATCCGTTTAAAGCTTGGAGCATTTTTGCTGTCATATCTGTGTTTATCTACTTTATTTGGGCTGATGAAGTGATAAGCTACCTCTTTTAG
- a CDS encoding cytochrome c: protein MKKFQSLVIASSLLASTSVFAHTFNEADKAIAYRQAAFTMIAGNVSEMGDMVKGKTDWSDVIFAKRANQLSQLSLMTLDAFYVEGSDKGKTNALPKVWVNFPDFEARLAQFQEDAAALAEISDKGDKAAIRKAFGKTVKNCKACHSDYKAR, encoded by the coding sequence ATGAAAAAATTTCAATCACTGGTTATTGCATCATCACTTTTAGCATCTACTTCCGTTTTTGCGCATACTTTTAATGAAGCAGATAAAGCCATTGCATACCGTCAAGCTGCATTCACAATGATCGCTGGTAACGTAAGTGAAATGGGTGATATGGTCAAAGGAAAGACAGATTGGAGTGATGTTATTTTTGCTAAAAGAGCAAATCAACTCTCACAACTTTCGCTAATGACTCTTGATGCTTTTTACGTAGAAGGCTCAGATAAGGGAAAAACAAATGCACTTCCAAAAGTATGGGTTAATTTCCCTGATTTTGAAGCTCGTTTAGCTCAATTCCAAGAAGACGCAGCTGCACTTGCAGAAATTTCAGATAAAGGTGATAAAGCGGCGATTCGTAAAGCTTTTGGGAAAACAGTGAAAAACTGTAAAGCTTGCCACTCTGATTACAAAGCACGTTAA